The Paramormyrops kingsleyae isolate MSU_618 chromosome 11, PKINGS_0.4, whole genome shotgun sequence genome includes a window with the following:
- the LOC111841061 gene encoding dual specificity protein phosphatase 8-like isoform X3 gives MPVDMVIAPTGEGRFWQEMHESEMKLKIRVRRMKEGRELRGGFAAFSSCFPGLCEGKPTTILPMSLSQPCLPVANVGPTRILPHLYLGSQKDVLNKDLMAQNGITYVLNASNTCPKPDFICESHFLRVPVNDSYCEKLLPWLEKTNDFIDKAKVSNGRVIVHCLAGISRSATIAIAYIMKTMGLSSDDAYRFVKDRRPSISPNFNFLGQLLEFEKGLKLLKALSSVPGKNLIDQLEEDRERKPQEGSGRSTLLESRLHDAEPRVQEMEPKASSPASLQQGLNGLHLSSEHILDTSLLKRSFSLNIHSAYNPSPGPRDASSVDSELVDAKNVPKLCKLDSPGSLNGTCPFSPVTDSPALLESTSSGESWTRQKWKGESEGSMGSSSTQTLSLSVGRGEAPQKSPGLGRNLKASLLLSLPGLGSGQMWTKHRDPAQATTPDTPTGDGPWYLGTDSPAGGSSVRFGSSSAYVAFSCSGLPGGREPVCLREKPGQRRDSRASWHEDTPGGASDKQFKRRSCQMEFEDGMAEAGTCEELAKISKQSSFSGSMEIIEVS, from the exons ATGCCGGTGGACATGGTCATCGCCCCCACCGGCGAGGGACGCTTCTGGCAGGAGATGCACGAGAGCGAGATGAAGCTCAAGATCCGGGTGCGGAGGATGAAGGAGGGTCGGGAGCTGCGAG GGGGTTTTGCGGCCTTCTCCTCCTGCTTCCCCGGCCTCTGCGAGGGCAAACCCACTACCATCCTTCCCatgagcctttctcagccctgCCTTCCGGTAGCCAACGTGGGTCCCACGCGCATCCTGCCCCACCTCTACCTGGGCTCACAAAAAGACGTCCTCAACAAG GACCTGATGGCTCAGAACGGTATCACCTATGTGCTGAATGCCAGTAACACCTGCCCAAAGCCCGACTTCATCTGTGAGAGCCACTTCCTGCGGGTCCCCGTCAACGACAGCTACTGTGAGAAGCTCCTGCCCTGGCTGGAGAAGACCAACGACTTCATCG ACAAAGCCAAAGTGTCCAACGGTCGAGTCATTGTCCATTGTCTGGCGGGAATTTCCCGGTCGGCTACAATCGCCATTGCTTATATTATGAAAACAATGGGCCTGTCATCAGATGATGCTTACAG GTTTGTGAAGGACAGGAGGCCCTCAATATCACCAAACTTCAACTTTCTGGGTCAGCTGCTGGAGTTTGAGAAGGGCCTGAAGCTCTTGAAGGCCTTGTCCTCAGTCCCCGGGAAGAACTTGATCGATCAGCTCGAGGAGGACCGTGAGCGTAAGCCCCAGGAAGGCAGTGGCAGGAGCACTCTTCTGGAGAGCAGACTCCATGACGCGGAGCCTAGGGTCCAGGAGATGGAGCCCAAAGCTTCTAGCCCTGCCTCGCTCCAGCAGGGCCTCAATGGCCTGCACTTGTCGTCAGAGCACATCCTGGACACCAGCCTCCTGAAGCGCTCTTTCTCCCTGAACATCCACTCTGCCTATAACCCGagccccgggcccagagatgcCTCCAGCGTGGACAGCGAGCTCGTGGATGCAAAGAATGTGCCCAAGCTCTGCAAGCTGGACAGTCCGGGCAGCCTCAACGGCACCTGTCCATTCTCCCCAGTGACGGACAGTCCAGCCCTGCTGGAATCGACAAGCAGCGGGGAATCCTGGACGCGGCAGAAATGGAAAGGCGAAAGCGAGGGCAGCATGGGCAGCTCGTCGACACAGACGCTGAGCCTGAGCGTCGGCCGAGGCGAGGCCCCCCAGAAGAGCCCTGGCCTGGGCAGGAACCTGAAGGCCTCACTGCTCCTCAGCCTCCCCGGCTTGGGCTCCGGCCAAATGTGGACCAAGCACAGGGACCCGGCACAAGCCACCACCCCAGACACGCCCACGGGAGACGGCCCGTGGTATCTGGGCACTGACTCACCGGCTGGGGGGAGCAGCGTGCGTTTCGGGAGCAGCTCGGCCTACGTAGCCTTTAGCTGCAGCGGACTCCCCGGCGGCCGCGAGCCAGTGTGCCTGCGCGAGAAGCCGGGCCAGCGGCGGGATTCCCGGGCCAGCTGGCACGAGGACACCCCCGGCGGCGCCTCCGACAAACAGTTCAAACGTCGCAGCTGCCAGATGGAGTTTGAGGACGGCATGGCTGAGGCCGGCACCTGCGAGGAGCTCGCCAAGATCAGCAAGCAGTCCAGCTTCTCGGGCAGTATGGAGATCATCGAGGTGTCCTGA